The Prionailurus bengalensis isolate Pbe53 chromosome D2, Fcat_Pben_1.1_paternal_pri, whole genome shotgun sequence genome window below encodes:
- the LOC122492667 gene encoding 40S ribosomal protein S20-like: MAFKDTGKTPVEPEVAIHRIRITLTSRNVKSLEKVCADLIRSAKEKNLKVKGPVRMPTKTLRITTRKTPCGEGSKTWDRFQMRVHKRLIDLHSPSEIVKQITSISIEPGVEVEVTIADA; this comes from the coding sequence ATGGCTTTTAAAGACACCGGGAAGACCCCCGTGGAACCGGAGGTGGCGATTCACCGAATTAGAATCACTCTAACCAGCCGCAACGTAAAATCTTTGGAGAAGGTGTGTGCCGACTTGATCAGAAGCGCCAAGGAAAAGAATCTCAAAGTGAAAGGACCGGTTCGGATGCCCACCAAGACTCTGAGAATCACTACAAGAAAAACTCCTTGTGGTGAAGGTTCTAAGACTTGGGATCGTTTTCAGATGAGGGTCCACAAGCGGCTCATTGATTTGCACAGTCCATCTGAGATTGTTAAACAGATTACTTCCATCAGTATTGAGCCAGGAGTTGAGGTGGAAGTCACCATTGCAGATGCTTAA